AGCCAAGGCTGCTGGGAAGGTTGCGTCAAGCTTGTCGCAGATGGCATCATAACCTCCTCCGCAGCCGGACCAGCAACCACGTGGCGGTCCTATTCTACAACAGGTCATGCAAAAGGCACGATCCCAACGGGGGGGCGAACACAATGCCAATCGGCGGACTCGGTGGACGGCGCCAATCGCGCGCTACCTATCAGTATGACGACAATGACAACCGCACGCGGATCACGCGTTCTGACGGCTAATATTGGCAACTCGAGCATCACGGGCTGAATCGTGCTGACCGGATGCTGGAGAATACCACGCAGCTCGGCTTGATGAGCTATACCGAGCGCGGTCTGGTCAAGAAGCGCGAGTGCCCCTTCAACCAGTTCAATACGGTTACCACGCCCACTTTTGACCATGCAGGCCGCACAATCTCTCTTGAACATGATCTGCAGGCGACTGCGGGCAATATGACCTTCAGTTATGACTACATCCCCTCTGGCCAACTTTCACATATCAGCCGCACGAACGAGACCTATGCATGGGATGGCCATGTCGATCGCGCCCATTCCTAAACCACTAAAGGCCTCAACCGTATGAGGCAGCAGGCAGCGCGAGCTTCTGCCACGATGCCAATGGCAATCTCACCGCTGATGTAGGGAGCGTCTATCTCTATGATGTCGAAAGCCGTCTGGTCGAGAAACGCGCACAAGGGTCAGGCAACGCCCAAAAGGCACTTCTGCGGACTTAAAGGTGGGTTGCAAAAAATCAATCACCAGTCAGGTACTTGATTATAAAAGATTTCTATCAATGAATGGTGCCCAGAAGAGGACTCGAACCTCCACACCCTTGCGAGTACATGCACCTGAAGCATGCGCGTCTACCAATTCCGCCATCTGGGCACGGGTAACGAGCGGGCAGCTGCCCTTACTCGCGGTAGGAGCGGGCCGATAGCGGGGCGGCGGGGAGTCTGTCAACGGAATTGCGCGCACCGCGCAGCGCAATATTTGCAAGTGCACGAACGGTTGCAGCCAAGTGCGCATTGCGGCATGGCGCTTTACGAATTCAATGCAGGATCGAGACAGGCCCGAGGCAATGGCGAAAGCAGACTTTTTGAACGGCAAACTGGTTGTGATGACCGGCGGCAGCGGCTTCTTCGGTTCTCGCGTGGCGCAAGCTCTGCTCGAGAAAGGGGCGCGGCTTCGTGTAGCCAGCCGGTATCCGGAGAAAGCCTTCACGCTGAAGCCGCTCGCCAATCTCGGGCAGCTGCAATTCGCGCGCTGCGATGTGCGCAAGCCGGAGAGTGTTGCGGCGGTGATGCAGGGCGCGGATCTGGCCGTGAATATGGTCGGGTCGTTCGATGGCGATCTGATGGAGTTGATCGGCCGCGGCGCAGGCAATGTTGCGCGGGCCGCCAAGGATGCCGGCGCTGAGGCGATGGTGCATGTCAGCGCGATTGGTGCGGATGCGGCTTCCGAAGCTGAGTACGCAAGGGCCAAAGCGGCGTCCGAGAGCGAAGTGCTTGCTGCATTTCCCAAAGTCAGCATCATCCGCCCGTCGATGTTGTTCGGCGAGGACGACCAGTTCACCACCATGCTTGCTGGCATGATCAGCACTCTGCCTGCCCTGCCCGTTTTCGCGCCGCAAGCCCCGCTGCAGATGCTGTGGGTCGACGACGCGGCGGATGCAGTGGTTGCGGCTCTGGTCGACCCTGCAAAGCATGGCGGCAAGACATTCGAGATTGCCGGTCCCGAACCGATCACGATGCTCGATCTGCACCAGCGGATTGCCAGGGCGCAGAACCGCAGCCCGCTCTTTATCGAAATGCCCGACCTTGCCTCGAGCATTTTTGCCGCGATGCCGCTCACCCCGATGGGCCGCGACCAGTGGATCATGCTCAAGGCCGGTAACGTGCCGTCGGGCGATTATCCCGGCCTCAAGGAGCTTGGTATCGAGCCCAAGCCGCTCGCGCTGTTCCTTGACCGGTGGATGGAGCGGTTCCGCAAATATGGCCGCTTCAACAATGAAGGCAAAGGGGCGCGCTAGACCCGCGCGTCAGGCCGAACGGTCACCCGCCACTTCGCTCTCGATCAGAGGCGCCCCGGCAACCAGCGGCTCAACCGTCACGGTCGCGCCCTGCGCCGCGATCACCCGCACTTGCTCGCCAACTGCCGCATCGGGACCCTTGGCGATCCACTCGCTATCGCCGATGGTCACGCGCCCTTCCCCGCCGTCGATAGCTTTCACCACGCGCACGACCGTGCCGATCATCTGACCACCGCGCCGGTTCAGCATCGGGTTCTCGCTTTCAATCGGCCGGTCGCGCAGGAACCGTTTGGCCGAGAACGCCATGATCAGCGACAGGAAGAAGAAGTTCAGCACCTGCACCATTGTGCCCAGATCGAGCACGGCGGTGAGCGCGCCGGTCACCAGCGCGGCCACGGCAAGCCAGATCAGATAAATCCCCGGCAGCGCCAGCTCCAGCGCCGCCAAGGCAATGCCGATGGCAAGCCACGCCCACGCCGCATCGAGGCCCTGAAACCATTCCATCAGCTGCTGCTCCGCGGGGTGGAGCGCGGAACGCTGGTGCGCGCGGCGCTCTTGCTGACCCGCGGCGGCGTATTGCCGGGATGGTCACCGCCCACGGCATCCTTGACCAATTCGCCAATCCCGCCAAGCGATCCGATCAGCTGCGTCGCCTCTACCGGGAACAGGATCGTCTTGGCGTTTGGACTGTCGGCAAATTTGCCCACCGCTTTGGTGTATTCCTGCGCGATAAAGTAATTGATCGCCGCGTTGCCGCTATCGGCAATCGCATCGGACACCATTTGCGTCGCTTTCGCTTCGGCTTCTGCCAGACGTTCGCGCGCTTCGGCATCGCGGAATGCGGCTTCCTTCTGGCCTTCAGCGGAGAGGATAGCCGATTGCTTCTCGCCCTCTGCGCGAAGAATGCGCGAGGCCCGGTCACCCTCTGCCTCGAGGATTTCGGCACGTTTCAAACGCTCCGCCTTCATCTGCCGCGCCATCGCTTCGGAAATATCGAGCGGCGGACGGATGTCCTTAATTTCCACGCGGGTGATTTTCAGACCCCAAGGCGATGTCGCTTGATCGACCACGCTCAGCAGGCGCGCATTGATCTCGTCCCGCTTGGACAGCGTTTCATCGAGGTCCATCGAACCCATTACGGTCCGTAAATTAGTGGTCGTGATCGCCATGATCGCGCCATAGAGGTTGGACACTTCGTAAGCCGCCTTGTCCGCTTCCAACACCTGGAAGAACACCACGGCGTCCACCCCGACCATCGCATTATCGGCAGTGATGATTTCCTGCCCGGGAATGTCGAGCACTTGCTCCATCATGTTGATCTTGTGACCGATCCGGTCGATAAACGGGATCAGGATATGCAGGCCAGGCTCTGCCGCTTTGGTGAATTTACCAAGCCGTTCGATCGTATAGACAAAGCCCTGCTTGACCACGCGGACGGTCGAAAACAGTACCGCGACAATCAGCACGATCAGCAGCAATAGAAGAATGGACTCGAGCATGTGAAACCCCTGTGAGTGTTATGTTGCTGCAGAGAGTAGCGGGTGGACGACGAGGTGGGAAGAGGGGGAGGAAGGTTGCAGAGAGCGGGCGAGTCTTTTGTTTTGCCTCAAGCGCCGGCGTTCGCATCCGCTCACTTGGCTACGCCTAACGGCGGCGCGCGGTCGCGCTCTGGCTGCCGCGACCAAGAACAGGCGTTTAGATAGACAGCTGGCACCAAGAACCTTGGTCGCGGCAGCCATAGGGCCGACCGGCCCGCCCGCAGCGCAGCGACCGTCAGGGAGCGAAAGCGAGGATAGCCAAGGCTGCGGATGCAGCCGCCGGCGCCTGAGGCCAAACAAGAGACTCCGGCGACTGAGGGACCCAAACAAACATGGAACACATACGGCAGTTTTCATTTTTGTGACTTTCGGCGCGCAGCATGCTCTGCATCGATCCGCCTGCACGCCCGATCCAGCTGCGCGAGATGCTGCAAAACCCTAGAATTGTCGGGTTTTTTGGTGACCGTGCGGAAAGTGCCGCTGCGCATAATCGGCTTCGCTTTGCCCGGCAGAGCATGCTCCCACTGCAGCCCGGGTGTGACCTTTCGCGCGGCCCCCACAACCGGGCGTGGTTCGGCAGAACACCCGATAAATTCCGCCTGCCTCAGCGGCGTCCACCCATCAACGCGTGCCCGTGTCGGGACAAGGTGGAATGCGGGGATGCGGGTGCGGCGTGCGGAGCGGGGGTTCAGGTGATCTGCCATCCGGCAGGGTAAGGCAGATTCTGGCGGTGTAGGAAAGAACTGGATTAAGAGCGAGCATATTCTCCCTCAAAAGTGACCCCCATCCCGTAAGCATAACACTCGTTCTCCTCGCGGACTTGAAGGCGGTCGTTCGACAATATGAGGGTGGTTGAATGATCCTCTTTGAAATCGTCGTGGATCACCATTTCGCCGTCATCAAATAGTACGGCAACTGCTTCGATTGTGCCGAGGTTTGGACAGTCTATATTCGCCCCATGCCTTAACGCCAATCCGCTGAGGAAATACTGGTTATTACCTTCAAAATTTTCCGGTAACGAAATAAAATTTGGCTCTGTGCTATCGATATCAGAATCAATTCTGATCCATTTCCCTGCATATGGGTCGCTTGCTGGCAGTTCCAACTCCCCAAAACGCAGTTTCTGTGTGAAGCTCTTGAACACGTCTTCATAGAGCTCGGACCGAAAAGCTTTCACTTCATCGGGTGAAAGGCCTTTGCTTTGAGAGGTACTACTATCGAAATAATCGTGATGCACGAGACAGAGGAACACTAAGTTATTTGGTGCCGAGTTTGAGGCATCCTTATCGATATGCGCGATTTGGCCGGATTTGATCCCCGTCTCGCGATCAAGGCCGTAACACACAGCGCATCGTCTCCATGATTTCAACAGTACATCAGTCGCTACAGACTGCGGTACTTTCTTCCTAGGCGCTGGTTGTCCGATGTTTGCTACCGATGACAAACTGGGGTCGTGGGATTTGTCTAACTGGCTGTCCAGTTTTTTACACCGTCATTCCCGCGAACGCGGGAACCTAGGGTAGTTTAGCGCGCTCCATCCGAAGTCACCGACTTGGAGGCGACGCGCACCATCACTATTCTCGCGCTAAACTTCCTCCCAACACAACCTCATTCTGGGTTCCCGCGTTCGCGGGAATGACGGTGGGCGGGCGTCGCGCTTTAGGGGAATGGATCGAAGCCGAAATCGTCGGCCAGATCGCGCCACGTTGGATTGGCCTGTTCGATCAAGTCTAGCTTCCATGCTCTGCGCCATTTCTTGATGCGTTTCTCGCGCTGGATTGCGTCTTCCATGGTGCCGTGCTGCTCGAACCAGACGAGCATTTTGACATTATGCTCTTTGCTGAATCCCTCGATTGTACCCGTGCGATGTTGATGGATGCGGGCCAGCAGGTCCGAGGTTACGCCTAGGTAGAGGGTACCGTTTCGCTTTGATGCAAGGAGGTACACGTGGGGATTAATTTCACGTGCCATACTTTACCGCTCTGGGTTCCCGTCTGCGCGGGAATGACGAGCTGTTCTCACAGCCCCGCAAACAACACCAACATCCGCGCCCACGCCCGTTCCGCCTGCTCCTTGTCGTAAACCGGCGAGTCTATCGTGCACCAGCCATGCGGGGCGGGATAGACTTCGATTTCTGCGGGGCGGCCTGAAGCGTCGGCGGCTGTGCGCAGTTCCACTTTGTCGTTCGGGGCTTTGGCGTCGTCATCCTCGGCAATGGCGAACAGATAGCTCGCCTGCGTTGTCTGCATCAGTCTGTGCGGGCTCGCATCGTCATCGCGGACCAATCCGCCCCCGTGGAAGCTGGCGGCGGCTTTGACGCGGCCGGGCACAGCAGCGGTCGAATACACGGTGAACGGCCCGCCCATGCAGTACCCGTTGCTGCCGACGCCGCGCGATGTATCGACTGCATCCTGCGCATCGAGAAACGCCACCGCGGCCTTGGCATCGCGCATCACCGCGTCGGAGCTGAGATTGTTGATCATCGGGCGCAGCTTTGCGCGGCCTTCATCGGTGCGCCATTCCATAAAGCTGCCCAGCACCGGCGCTTTCGCATTGCGGTAATATTGGTTCATCGCCAGAACGGCATAGCCCGCCTCTGCCAGCCGTGTGGCCGTAATTTCGTAAGCTTCCCGCAGGCCGGCAATATCGGGCCACAGGATCACGCCGGGGTGCTTTTCGTCGCCTGCGGGGTGAACAAAAAAAGCGTCGATGGTGCCATCCTGAGATGTAAATTCGACATTCCTGCCCACGGTTGTCCCCTCTGGCGGGGCGGCAAGGTTGGCGTCGGTGGGTGCGCAGGCGGCAATCGCCCCGGCGCCACCCAGAGCCCCGGCACGTGCGGCAAATTCCCGTCGGCTGAGTTTCATCCGTTTCAACGCGGCATCTTCTTGCTCAATAGTGGAATCATCGCACATCGTCTCGTCTCCTCATGGCTCCCGGGCCTTTCGCGCATCATGCGGTACGCGCAGCTTTGGAGCAAGGGCGATGGACACGCGGGGCGACTTGCGTCAGAACAGTTTCAAAGGGCGACTGAAACGATCGCCCGAACAGAAAAACGCATATCCTTGGGAGAGGACATCCATGAAAAAATTCGCAACCGCCGCACTCGCTGCGCTGGCTTTGGCTTCCTGTGGCCAGATGTTTGGGGAGCAAATGAGTGAGGACGGCATCGATGCCGAACGCTTGCTCAATGCGCAGAGCGATGATGCGAACTGGATTTCCTATGGCCGCAATTATGAAGAGCAGCGCTACAGCCCGCTCGCCCAGGTGAACGCCGAAACCGTCAGCGATCTGGGGCTGGCGTGGTTCGACGATATGGACACTGCGCGCGGTCAGGAGGCAACCCCGCTGGTGATGGACGGCACGCTCTATGTCACCACCGCATGGAGCAAAGTGAAAGCCTATAACGCCGCGACCGGCGAGAAATTGTGGGAGTATGATCCCGAAGTGCCCGGCGAGACCGCAGTCAAAGCGTGCTGCGATGTGGTGAATCGCGGCGTTGCCGCATGGGGCGATCATCTGTTCCTCGGCACGCTGGACGGGCGGCTGATCAAGCTGAACCGTGAAACCGGCGCAGTGGCGTGGGAAAAAGCCGTCGTCGATCAGGAGAAGAGTTACACCATCACCGGCGCGCCGCGCATTGTGGATGGCAAAGTCTTTATCGGCAGCGGCGGCGCGGAATTTGGCGTGCGCGGCAATTTTGCGGCGTTTGATGCCGGTAGCGGCGAAGAATTGTGGCGCTTCTACACCGTGCCTGCGGGTGACGAAGACGAGAATTCTCCCGAATATCTGCAGGCCGCGGCGAAAACATGGTCGGGCAATGTGCTGGGCAGCGAAAGCGGCATTGGCGGCGGCGGCACGGTGTGGGACGCGATGGCCTATGATCCGGAGCTCGACCTGCTTTATATCGGTGTCGGCAATGGCAGCCCGTGGAACCGCGCATACCGCTCACCCGGCGAAGATGGCACGGGCGAAGGTGACAATCTCTACCTCTCCAGCGTGATCGCGGTCCGTCCCGAAACGGGCGAATATGTCTGGCATTACCAGACCACACCGGGCGAGACCTGGGACTTCACCGCGACGCAGCACATCATGCTCGCCGACCTCGAAATCGACGGCGAACAGCGCAAAGTATTGATGCAGGCCCCCAAGAACGGCTTTTTCTATGTCCTCGACCGCGAAACCGGCGCGTTCATTTCCGGCGACGCCTATGTCCCGGTCAACTGGGCGACCGGCATCGACGCGAATGGCCGCCCCATCGAAAACCCCGAAACGCGGATCGACGTGACCGGCAAGCCCGCGATCGTCGCGCCGGGAGCACTCGGCGGCCATAACTGGCATCCGATGGCGTTCCACCCCGGCGAAGGGCTGGTCTATATTCCAGCCTTCGAAGCCGCGATGATGTATGCGCCTGAAGCAGACTGGAAGCCCGATCCGAAACGCGGATTTAATGTGGGCTTTGATCTGGCTGCAGGCGATTTGCCGCCGGATGAAGGTTTCCGCACCGAAATTGCGGGCACGCTCAAGGGCAGGCTTATCGCGTGGGATCCGGTCGCGAAGAAACCGCGCTGGACTGTCGAGCATCCCGGCCCGTGGAATGGCGGCTTGCTGGCCACCGGCGGCAATCTGGTGTTCCAAGGCACTGCGGGCAGCGAGTTCAATGCCTATAACGCCGCAACCGGTGACAAGCTGTGGAGCTTTGCCGCGCAAACCGGCGTCGTGGCTCCTCCAATCACTTACACCGTCGATGGCGAGCAATATGTCGCAGTCCTCGCCGGTTGGGGCGGCGCCTATGCGATCACTGTGGACGGCGATCTGCTGAAGCGAAAAGCCCCCGTCCGCAATGTCAGCCGCCTGCTGGTGTTCAAACTGGGCGGAACAGCCCAACTTCCCGCCGAGACCGATATGGTGCAGACCCCGCTCGACCCGCCACCCAGCCGCGCTTCGGCTGATGTGATTGCGGCTGGCGGCAAAAGCTATGCCCGCTATTGCGCAGTCTGCCACGCACCGGCTGCGGTGGGTTCGACGGTGCTGCCCGATCTTCGCCGCAGCGGCGCGTTGGTAAACCCGGCGGCGTGGCAAAACATCGTCCATGACGGCGCACTGAAAGACCGCGGGATGGTCAGCTTCAGTGAATCGCTGAGCAAGGAAGAGGTGGATGCAATCCGCGAATTCGTGATCTTCCGCGCCAATCAGGACAAGGTCATGGCGAGCGAGCAGTAATTTCGCTCAACCGCATGTGAAATGGGGAAAGCGGCGGCGCGCATCTTGGGCACCGCTGCCACCCGCGCTATCCCTCTCCAGTGAAAACCGAAATCATCATCGGCGAAGACCGCAGCGGTAAGCCGACCACTATCGACATGGAAGAACTGCTCGCCACGCGCCTGCTGGTACAGGGCAATAGCGGCTCGGGAAAATCGCATTTGCTGCGGCGATTGCTTGAAGAAAGCGCCGATCTGGTGCAGCAAGTGGTGATTGATCCAGAAGGCGATTTCACCTCGCTCGCAGATCTGTTTGCGCATATCGTGATCGATGGTGCGGCGCATTCTGTCCAAGAGATCGAGGTTTTGGCGCGGCGCGTTCGGGAACATCGCGCATCGGTTGTGCTGGCGTTGGAAGGCTTGGATGTTGAGCAGCAAATCCGCTGCGCTGCGCAGTTCATCGGCGCGCTGTTCGATGCGCCGCGAGAGCATTGGTATCCGGCACTGGTGGTAGTTGACGAAGCGCAAATGTTCGCGCCCGCGGTCTCTGGCGAAATCAGCGAAGAAACGCGCCGTCTGTCGATGAATGCGATGACCAATCTGATGTGCCGGGGCCGCAAGCGCGGGCTTGCCGGAATCGTCGCCACGCAGCGTTTGGCGAAGCTCGCCAAGAACGTTGCAGCGGAAGCCTCCAACTTTCTGATGGGCCGGACATTCCTCGATATCGATATGGTCCGTGCTGCCGATCTTCTCGGGATGGAGCGCAAACAGGCGGAGCAAATCCGCGACCTTGAGCGCGGCAGCTTCCTCGGCCTTGGGCCTGCCATCACGCGGCGGCCTTTGTCGATCCATATCGGCCCGACACGAACCGGCGCGAAGACCAATGCCAGCGGGCTGATGCCTCTGCCGACGGCAAAGCCTGACGAAATGGAGGCACTGCTTCACACCAAGCTGGATGATGAGGTGTCTGCGGATGCTCCGGAGAAATCAGCGGGTTCGCCGGTTCCGGAGAGCCTGTCCCGCAATCTGGATATTCTGGATGAGGCACCAGCTGCTACGGCGGATGAACCCGCTCAGACCAAATCCGAAAACACTGCCCCCTCGCAGTATGACATTGCCCGCGAAACGCTGAGGCAATTGGCCGCTGATCCGGCAAGCACCTATCAATCCTCGTCCAGTCTGTTTCAGAGCTT
This genomic window from Pontixanthobacter aestiaquae contains:
- a CDS encoding SDR family NAD(P)-dependent oxidoreductase, whose amino-acid sequence is MAKADFLNGKLVVMTGGSGFFGSRVAQALLEKGARLRVASRYPEKAFTLKPLANLGQLQFARCDVRKPESVAAVMQGADLAVNMVGSFDGDLMELIGRGAGNVARAAKDAGAEAMVHVSAIGADAASEAEYARAKAASESEVLAAFPKVSIIRPSMLFGEDDQFTTMLAGMISTLPALPVFAPQAPLQMLWVDDAADAVVAALVDPAKHGGKTFEIAGPEPITMLDLHQRIARAQNRSPLFIEMPDLASSIFAAMPLTPMGRDQWIMLKAGNVPSGDYPGLKELGIEPKPLALFLDRWMERFRKYGRFNNEGKGAR
- a CDS encoding NfeD family protein, with amino-acid sequence MEWFQGLDAAWAWLAIGIALAALELALPGIYLIWLAVAALVTGALTAVLDLGTMVQVLNFFFLSLIMAFSAKRFLRDRPIESENPMLNRRGGQMIGTVVRVVKAIDGGEGRVTIGDSEWIAKGPDAAVGEQVRVIAAQGATVTVEPLVAGAPLIESEVAGDRSA
- a CDS encoding SPFH domain-containing protein, with translation MLESILLLLLIVLIVAVLFSTVRVVKQGFVYTIERLGKFTKAAEPGLHILIPFIDRIGHKINMMEQVLDIPGQEIITADNAMVGVDAVVFFQVLEADKAAYEVSNLYGAIMAITTTNLRTVMGSMDLDETLSKRDEINARLLSVVDQATSPWGLKITRVEIKDIRPPLDISEAMARQMKAERLKRAEILEAEGDRASRILRAEGEKQSAILSAEGQKEAAFRDAEARERLAEAEAKATQMVSDAIADSGNAAINYFIAQEYTKAVGKFADSPNAKTILFPVEATQLIGSLGGIGELVKDAVGGDHPGNTPPRVSKSAARTSVPRSTPRSSS
- a CDS encoding GIY-YIG nuclease family protein, whose product is MAREINPHVYLLASKRNGTLYLGVTSDLLARIHQHRTGTIEGFSKEHNVKMLVWFEQHGTMEDAIQREKRIKKWRRAWKLDLIEQANPTWRDLADDFGFDPFP
- a CDS encoding dienelactone hydrolase family protein; translated protein: MCDDSTIEQEDAALKRMKLSRREFAARAGALGGAGAIAACAPTDANLAAPPEGTTVGRNVEFTSQDGTIDAFFVHPAGDEKHPGVILWPDIAGLREAYEITATRLAEAGYAVLAMNQYYRNAKAPVLGSFMEWRTDEGRAKLRPMINNLSSDAVMRDAKAAVAFLDAQDAVDTSRGVGSNGYCMGGPFTVYSTAAVPGRVKAAASFHGGGLVRDDDASPHRLMQTTQASYLFAIAEDDDAKAPNDKVELRTAADASGRPAEIEVYPAPHGWCTIDSPVYDKEQAERAWARMLVLFAGL
- a CDS encoding PQQ-dependent dehydrogenase, methanol/ethanol family, with the translated sequence MKKFATAALAALALASCGQMFGEQMSEDGIDAERLLNAQSDDANWISYGRNYEEQRYSPLAQVNAETVSDLGLAWFDDMDTARGQEATPLVMDGTLYVTTAWSKVKAYNAATGEKLWEYDPEVPGETAVKACCDVVNRGVAAWGDHLFLGTLDGRLIKLNRETGAVAWEKAVVDQEKSYTITGAPRIVDGKVFIGSGGAEFGVRGNFAAFDAGSGEELWRFYTVPAGDEDENSPEYLQAAAKTWSGNVLGSESGIGGGGTVWDAMAYDPELDLLYIGVGNGSPWNRAYRSPGEDGTGEGDNLYLSSVIAVRPETGEYVWHYQTTPGETWDFTATQHIMLADLEIDGEQRKVLMQAPKNGFFYVLDRETGAFISGDAYVPVNWATGIDANGRPIENPETRIDVTGKPAIVAPGALGGHNWHPMAFHPGEGLVYIPAFEAAMMYAPEADWKPDPKRGFNVGFDLAAGDLPPDEGFRTEIAGTLKGRLIAWDPVAKKPRWTVEHPGPWNGGLLATGGNLVFQGTAGSEFNAYNAATGDKLWSFAAQTGVVAPPITYTVDGEQYVAVLAGWGGAYAITVDGDLLKRKAPVRNVSRLLVFKLGGTAQLPAETDMVQTPLDPPPSRASADVIAAGGKSYARYCAVCHAPAAVGSTVLPDLRRSGALVNPAAWQNIVHDGALKDRGMVSFSESLSKEEVDAIREFVIFRANQDKVMASEQ
- a CDS encoding ATP-binding protein, translating into MKTEIIIGEDRSGKPTTIDMEELLATRLLVQGNSGSGKSHLLRRLLEESADLVQQVVIDPEGDFTSLADLFAHIVIDGAAHSVQEIEVLARRVREHRASVVLALEGLDVEQQIRCAAQFIGALFDAPREHWYPALVVVDEAQMFAPAVSGEISEETRRLSMNAMTNLMCRGRKRGLAGIVATQRLAKLAKNVAAEASNFLMGRTFLDIDMVRAADLLGMERKQAEQIRDLERGSFLGLGPAITRRPLSIHIGPTRTGAKTNASGLMPLPTAKPDEMEALLHTKLDDEVSADAPEKSAGSPVPESLSRNLDILDEAPAATADEPAQTKSENTAPSQYDIARETLRQLAADPASTYQSSSSLFQSFLTKCRLAGAHAVGMDMEQFRREFAVAIAGIDQLEPEQQDRVKHMAAAVESDIMAPYLVILRSAIEGKGSPDENELAAAYGTSSPGRIRRLLDHLETLGLVVIREEYGGGRTLMVPGIQGSSEVQTA